In a single window of the Nilaparvata lugens isolate BPH chromosome 1, ASM1435652v1, whole genome shotgun sequence genome:
- the LOC120350676 gene encoding uncharacterized protein LOC120350676, producing the protein MSEREFNLTMFEVIDVLTGVVPALTGILMMNCICFRLYGIRYLNLLFDTRLLSFGTTDDREIVRKNIKKSNMFIFIYMGPVYSNLVFWLIRPLLSNDKSIFNTIKNGTEIIYKIVDCRYPFDNTVSPTYYYISFYEIFGVYQIITLMLVTDIMFGSMILVFCGHLEVLKFNIDKLKMDKVQINHDGHGNSKLEMERNLKSVIKNHQKLIR; encoded by the exons ATGTCAGAAA GAGAATTCAATCTGACAATGTTTGAGGTGATTGATGTGCTAACTGGAGTTGTACCAGCACTTACTGGTATCTTGATGATGAACTGCATTTGTTTTCGTTTGTATGGCATTCGATATCTGAATCTACTATTTGACACTAGATTACTGAGTTTCGGTACAACTGATGACAGGGAGATCGTACGCAAAAACATAAAGAAATCCAATAT GTTCATATTCATTTACATGGGTCCCGTGTATTCGAATCTTGTTTTCTGGTTGATCCGTCCTCTCTTGAGCAATGACAAGAGCATTTTCAACACCATTAAAAATGGAACtgaaataatatacaaaatagTTGATTGTCGTTATCCATTTGATAACACAGTTTCACCAActtattattacatctctttCTACGAAATCTTCGGTGTGTATCAAATCATTACTCTGATGCTTGTCACTGACATCATGTTTGGATCAATGATCTTAGTTTTCTGTGGTCATCTGGAAGTTCTCAAGTTCAATATTGACAAGCTCAAGATGGATAAAGTACAAATAAATCATGATGGCCATGGAAATTCCAAGTTAGAGATGGAAAGAAACTTGAAATCTGTTATCAAGAATCATCAGAAATTGATAAGGTAA